The window ATCAAGATAAGAGTATATATATAGAAGGCTTTCATGCTTTAGCTACATGCATGATGCATGTATATATATGATACAAATGATTATATATATGTATACCTGGTAACTGGAGCTGCAAGGCAAAAGGTAAGGCAAGCTTTCTTGCTCTCTGATAGAATTTCTTCTGCGGCAAGAAAACAACATACAGCCTTGACATGGCATGATGGTTCATTACCCTTGTCAACCATCAAACCATGGAAGTAGTATGCTGCAGCCTGGTAATGTTAATGATATGAAACAGTTAGCATTACATACACCTAAATTAAGGAGATCCAACATAAAACTTTAGAAATTATAAAGTTAAACGTGATAGGTCGCATCAGACCTTTGACTCGAGAAATTTCCATTTGATGAACCACATATGCTTCTTTGCATATCCGTTATTGAAGTGATCACGACCAGACAAGCAGTGATAAGCCTGATCGCACGGCAATGAAAAAGAACACACTCAACTTATAAGTATCTGATCCACCTTGAAACAAATGGTAAACTGATCTACTAAGATAAGCTACAAGTTGGCGAGCTAGACACATTTAACTGCTTTGTTGAACATAGTTACATACCTGGCTAAAATAGCTCAATTGTTCACAGGCCAGTCTCCTTTTAACTGATAAAGTGGCCTTCTGACAATCAACAGCTAAACCAAGCTGAATTTCAGTTCCCTGAGATTAATTTATCAATATTACTATCTGCAATGGTGTTACCAGTATCTCTGACTCATCTAAGTGAAATGAAGTTAAGTGAGAAAGTAAATAGGCAGTGTACCTGGCCAAGAGTTTGAAAGGAAATGGCCTCCAACACACCATCCTGCAAATCGTTCGGAAAACTTTTCCTGGGTTCACAACAGAGATATAGTGTTTTAGTCCAATCTATACATCAATTATCAGTACTGAGTTTCTGCAACTTATGCGTCAGTGAACTAACATACTTGATTTCAGGTGGTATGTGAACCAGTACTTCCCGGACACAGAATTCCAAATACCCTGTTGCCTTAAGCAATAAGTCCACAGCTTCTCTCTTGCAATCTGGAACAAGAGAATAGATACTTGTATATCAAAGGCATTCGCAATTGAGCTATACACAAAGCCTATACTATATATGTACCATACATATGGAAAAGGTCATACAAACAAAGTAATAACCTGAAGAGACAGTTCTTATACTAGAGCCAGAATGGTCCTTTGGAATCATCACTGTGTCAGCCTCCGACAACGCAAGCATAGCCATCATGTGAACAACAGACAGTACTTCAAACCAAGAGTTTGCTACACATGATGAGGAGGCGTCCTGCTGCTTTTTAATCATAGTAAGTTCACACAGTTACAATTGAGCCATTTAATCAAATTGAGGTAAAAAAGTAAGTTCAATTGTCATGTATAAGTAGCAAGTCATACGTGTTTCCCATCGTCTAAACTTCTCCACTTGAATTCAATCAATCCCTCAAGACCATATTCTGATACAGCAGAAAAGTACTCACATTTTAGTGGTGTGTGAATGTGAGAGGGAAGGAAAAGGAGAAACACCAATTCAAAATTTCAAATACAATTCAAAATGAAAGCATGGACCTTTGTTAGTGAGGCCAATTAAAAGAGACAAGTATTCCTCAAGCCCTCGGCGAAGTTCTGGTATAGCAGATCCATCTGCAATACAAAGTTACAAACAACAACAAGTCCACTAAATGAACTCTGCAACCAAACACGAATTAAGAAGAGAGAAAAATCAAGAGGTAAGTAGATATGATGCAAACTAACTTACCGGTGTCCTCTGCCACAAAGACAATCTGATTGCGGAGAGAAGACAATCTGTCAACAACATCTTTTGGAATACGGCCTCTAAGCTGCTTTTGAAGATCAGATTGTGCAGGAATGCGAGCGGATGGGACGAAGACGACAACTTCAGGGACAGTCAACTTCTTCTTTGTTCCAACAGCGGCATATACAGAAGTAGCGCACCCCATTTCGGTTTAAATTGGTGTCTATCAATGTTATTGGTTCCAAACATAAGAACAACAACATCCTACAGAATATAAACCGGTCATATATAATCCAATGGCATGCAGCTCTATGATTTGCTAACTAAAACATGGACGATGAGCTAGCATGGAGATTAAAGAATGAGAGCTAAACACGAAACTGCAGGCATAATGGAAGGCATTGACAGCAAATGAATATTAGACTTCAGTTCCAGTACTGAAGGTGAAAGGCACCTTCATTGTAGTTAGTACTCATATAAGTGAAACAGGTATGCAGTTAGATTGGCATTGAATTTGATCGAAAAAGAAAAGAAATGAATGCAATTATAGCGGATGCATGAATGAGTAACAAGTGAGGGAGTGGGGGGAGATTAAAAAACCAGGCATGATGGAATAAAATATACCAGGGACGGTTTAAGTATGAATCGAAAAAGACTTACTGGGGTACAGAGAGAGACTCTGAGTGAATTGAAGCTTTGGGGGAGCAGTAGTGAAATGGAAATGGTAGCTAGCCCGCAGCCAATATTATTAGTAGTATTTTGATGGATATATTGATCAGAAACACGCGACTTCATAGAGGAGAGATGGGAGTGAGTGAGGAAATGAAGGAGGGATAGGGAATAGGAAGCAGCTAGCTCAGTGACCAAGACATGTTTCACATGGCGTAGACGTAGAAATCTGTCATTTCTGTGCTTTGTTAAGGAGCATGCACTAGCTAGCTGCCTCCGCAGATGGAGGAAGAAGATCAAGAACGTGAGAGAGCATGTGGCTTCCGAACCAAGGCATATTGATCTCCTAAGTCATCTTCATCTTTATCCTCCTCCTCCCATAAACTAAACTAGTGGACCAATTGACAACAAACACACTCGTAATCGTAAACCATTTGATCTGCGCAATCACTTTTTCCGATTTCACTCTTCAGTTTTACTCCATACATGTAATGTATCCATCTATGACTGGTGATTAAGGGGTTTTAAAACTATTATTTTCTTGTTCATCGTATAATTAATTAATTGTGAGAGATCGAGCTCGAGATTCATGGGGTGTGAATGAATGATCGATCGAGTTGGATCTGTTATAAACCCCAGGCATCATTAGATCTGCGGCAGATCATCTGCCATGCCCCATATATCGATCTTAGGTACACAGTTGGGTTACGCGTACGTGACCAATATAAATCAAATGGGGATTAATTAAGAAAAAATAATTATTAGCAAGATAACAAGTTGCAGCAACAGCTAGCATCCCATATCAATCATGCATGTTACCAAGGATGGATACAACACAGCCTGCTAATTGCCTGGTTTGCCGAGTATGTAAAATATGTTGTACCAAAGCACCTACTCATAGCGGCGGATCTAGAATTTTGACACAGGATGGGCTTTAAATTTGGCCGGAGGCTAAATAAAAATTTTAGGGGTAAACTACAAATAAATACCCGAATTTTGAAACTCATTTCAAATAAATACCTCATCTTCAGATTCTTTCAAATAAATACTTAAGTTTTGCAAAATCCTACAAATTCTCAATTCCGTTACACATTCCGTTAAACTAACCGTTAACTTGTCTACGTGACGTATGTGACGTGTCAATTCCTATTGACTGGACCAATGGGTATTATTATGCTTTAAATTTTCCAGACTTTGATGTATTAGATAACAGGCTTTGGAGCATTTTTTTTTTAATGTTGTCAAAACAAGTTGGCTATGTACAAAACTTCCTTTACATGCATCAAGTTCTTTTATGATTAAGTTGATTCTCATTTTGAGTCCCTCCGCACTGTAGTTTCACTGGCCTAGATTTTGATCTTAGCCGTTTTTTTTTTTTTGACCTTAACAATTATCCATGAGACAAATGAATATTGTGATGTCCGAGCAAAGTACAATACTCAATTTGTTGAGGGAATGAAACAGACCCGGACCTGAGATTTTGAGGCCTGAGTCGAACTCTCAGAGTTGGGCCCCTAATTTTTTTTTATATACAAAATAACATATAACATCCAAAAATATTTAATTTATAATTAATAATATATGTTTATATAATTCAGTCAATTGCCTTTAGCCCCTCATCACGTGTAATTGCCCTTATTTTAGAATATTTGTCTTTAATTCATGTCTTTAACATTAGAGTTCTAATACTGAACTAGTGGCAGATTTAACGAAGTTCGCATAAATAATATATAGCATCTAAAGTTCTAAACAGAGTTCGCATAAATAATATATAACATCCATTACCCCTTCGGCATGAACAGTCGCCGATACCGGAATCATTATTTTGGTGCTGTCTCTGGAACACCCTGATCACAATTAAGGGGACAATGTTGACGCCAGTGGGTGACACCACAACTGTTGCAAGACCTACCGGCAGAATGATAACAAGGCTGTGCATGAGAGCCTTTAGTATGAACACCCATTGTGCAATAAGGATGATAACCAAGTCGTTTTCCAGGAAGATGAGGCCGGTACCAGCTACTTTGTTTCTGTTCCACAGAAGACGCAAATGATCTTTTTGCCTTGATGCCTTCCTTTTCTAATTTTTCTGTTAAGGCCCCAAAGTATTCTAAATCTGTCGTCAGAAAGCAAAAAAAATCATTAAAATAGATATAATGTTCATTAAAAAGAATCTTCAAAATAGATATAATATGAAAGGCACAGCTATGATCCCATAAACAAACAGATACACAGGCACAACTCTAGCATAAATAAACGCAATTACACAAGACGTTTATGACTTGAACCTTTTTGTTTGTTAACTAGTTCCAAATCAAAATGAAATTCAAAAAATAAAAAGCCATAAAATTCAGGTATAGATTGGGAACAGTGGCTCATGATAGGATCATCAAACAACAGGGCTCCCCCCTCACCAGATATTGCATACAACTCCGAACAACCAAAAACTTATCATCCGAAAACCGAAACAATTCCAATAAACTAAAACTGAACCAAAACAAAACAACATACATGAAACCGAGACTAAACCCTGGTCCCAGAGATGTTCCCTGTAGCCGCCTCTCGGCCTCTCCCACAGTCGGCGATCTTCCAGGTCCAAATCCGCTTTGCGTCTCAGGTACACCGTCATGGTTGAAAGTGGGGGTTTCTAGATCCAGATCTATGGCTATTTTTTTTTTTAGAAAATAACATCCCACTACCGTAAACAGTTGCAAAACACAGAAAAACCATATTTCAACAGATTTAAATAAATAAGGACATATATACATGCCCACAGTGTATAGTACCACGTCCTGTCAGCAATTTTTTATACAAAATACCTAAAAACCATTATTTTTTAAAATATCTACAAAACTGTCATTAACTCAAAATACCATTTCTCCACCATTTTTAGATCTGAGAAACACACCGATTATTTTTATTCTTCTTCTTCTTCTTCTTCCTCTTCTTCTTCCTCCTCCTCCTCCTCTTCCTCTTCCTCTTCCTCTTCTTCTTCTTCTTCTTCTTCCTCTTCCTNNNNNNNNNNNNNNNNNNNNNNNNNNNNNNNNNNNNNNNNNNNNNNNNNNNNNNNNNNNNNNNNNNNNNNNNNNNNNNNNNNNNNNNNNNNNNNNNNNNNNNNNNNNNNNNNNNNNNNNNNNNNNNNNNNNNNNNNNNNNNNNNNNNNNNNNNNNNNNNNNNNNNNNNNNNNNNNNNNNNNNNNNNNNNNNNNNNNNNNNNNNNNNNNNNNNNNNNNNNNNNNNNNNNNNNNNNNNNNNNNNNNNNNNNNNNNNNNNNNNNNNNNNNNNNNNNNNNNNNNNNNNNNNNNNNNNNNNNNNNNNNNNNNNNNNNNNNNNNNNNNNNNNNNNNNNNNNNNNNNNNNNNNNNNNNNNNNNNNNNNNNNNNNNNNNNNNNNNNNNNNNNNNNNNNNNNNNNNNNNNNNNNNNNNNNNNNNNNNNNNNNNNNNNNNNNNNNNNNNNNNNNNNNNNNNTGTGCTGCTACTGCGTGTGTTGCTCCTGTGTGTCTGCTATGTGTTGCTGTTGTGTGCTGCTACTGCGTGTGATGTTGGTGTGTGTTGTTGTGTGCTGCTACTGTGTGTGTTGTTGTTGTGTGCTGCTACTACGTGCTGTTGTGTGCTGCTACTGCCTGTTGTTGTGTGTTGCTACTACGTGCTGTTGTGTGCTGCTACTGCCTATTGTTGTGTGCTGCTACTGCGTGTTGTTGTGTGTTACTACTGCGTGTTGTTGTGTGTTACTACTGCGTGTGTTGTTGTGTGCTGGTACTGCGTGTGCTGTTGTGTGTTGCTATTGTGTGCTGCTACTGCGTGTGTTGTGGTTGTGTGCTGCTATTGCGTGTACTGCCACTGCATGTTGTTGTGGATGTGTGTTGCTACTGTGTGTGTTGTTGATGTGTGCTACTGCGTGTGTTGTTGTTGTGTGTTGTTATTGTAAGTTGTTGATTCATGTTGCTGCTACTACGTATTGCTGCTTCTACTAAAATTAACTGCTACTACACTAAATTATTGAAAATTTACTACTGTATTCTATTTACTGAAAAATCTTAAAAGGAAAGACTTTTCTCTTTTAAAAGTATATTTAATTAGTGTAGGGTTAATTTGGTAAATTAAATCATGGCACATGACATGTAGAGAAAAAATTGTCCTTAATTGTTAAAAATTGTCCTTATTTGTTTAACAACAAAACAAGTGGATTTATTTGTGTTTTAAATCTTTTTGAAGGATGTATAAGTGATTTGCTATTTTTTTTTTTGGTCTGTGAAAACGATCAACTGGCTTTTCTAGACGGAGGGAGAACCGACATATCCAACTTGGGCTGGTTTCTGTTCAGGGCTGGGCCTTTTAAGTCCGTCCTTCTTGGGTCAAATTGGATGGGGAGGCCCGTCATTTCTTTTTACAAGTTCCCTTTTTTGTATTTTTATTTAATTTTTTCAACTCATATGAAAAGACAAATAAATACAAATTGATAAGAAAACCGGAAAATTGAAAAGACAAATTGTTGTAAATATTATAAATAATGTGGCTATCCACTCAATCTCTCATTTGTTATGTCCTTAAATATAAACTCCACTCATATATAAAGGAGTTAAATGAGAATGAATAAGATCTACTCTATTTCCTCTTATTCATCTTTTCTATTCTCTATCTCTCATTAATGTAAGTTTTTAGTTTATAACACAAATAAAATAAAATAATTGAGGTATACACAACAAATGTGGAGGTGTAACTAGAACCTCATTTCCGGTAAATACAACGAAAAAAATAAAAATTCAGGCGAATACAAATATCATGAGATAATTAAAATAATAATACAATTTTACTATTTATAATATTAACTTGTATTAGGGGTGTTCACCACTTCAGCTCATCAAACCAGGAGCGAGATAAGCAAGCGGGAGTGTGGCCCTTCCGCACGCATGTACGAGCATGCACGCAAGCTAGTTAATAGAAGATAAATAATATGATCATGTGCATATTTTATAGTTATTACAATAATTTTGTTTAACTTGATGATGCAACTACATAACAACATGTATTATGAGCATATTAGAGAACACTTATTTGTAGTAAAATGATTTGAATTGCGTATAAGCTTTTAGGACGTTTTAGGGCTCTCTGCAGTTGCATATATCCCGGACATTAGATGAAGAATTGAAACCAATAACCGGTCAACCCTGATCAACGAAAGTCAACGCCAGAAAGACAAGTCAAGCTCCGGCGGTCGGCAAGGTGGTGATCAGATTTGTGATGGATGATGTTGACTAGGGTTTTGAAGTCAAAAGAGCATGGAGGGAAATGCATATTGTAATTTAAATTTAAAGGAACATAGCATATTTGCTCTTGTCCCTTGATGTTGAAAATGTCCCCTGTCTTGTATGCCAAATATTTATAGTGTCCTTGTTTTATCCTCCTACACAAAATATCTATGGGTAGTTTAGGTATTAGTCAAAGACCAAGATCCACTTTTGGTGCTTCACACACACTTTTGCCCATTACATCTCCATCTTTCATCACATTTGATCTTCACCCTTCATTTCCAAGCATTGCCTCTTTAAATAGCTCTCATTCTCTTCCCAAAGGAGAGTAGTTCCTTCTCTAGTCTCTCTTCTCTTTCATTTCAAAATCTCTCATTTTTGTAGTTTTAGTCTAGTTTTTCATAGTTTGTATATAGTTGTTTTGATTTCGTGTGAGAGATAGGTGTGTAGGCACTTGGGTTTCACCAAAAACCAAAGTTACTACACACTCTAAATCAATCACAACACTTCATTATTCTAAGCCTTTGTTCTTGAGTTTTGTGAATTGGTAGGGGAAGCTTCTATCAAAAATTCAAGTTGATCGGAGCAAGGGAAGGTGGTGAACCGGTGGTCGGTAGCGGCGGCGGTCTGGAATCTTCCGGCAGCCGGTTCGGAGACTTGCCGGCCGGTTCTTAGGGTGAGGCCGGCGGCGTTGGATCCGGGACGAAGAGAGCTTTCTGGGGATATAAAATTCCGGCGGAGGGCAGTCGAAATTTTGGTCGGAAATCGGGAAAAACAAGGCTGCCCGATTTTAGGGTTTTGGAAAACAAATGGTGGGCTATTGGCTCTAGGGTTAGAACAAAATGCATAATAACGTGATAAATGATAAAGTGTAGAGACAACAAGACAGCAAGAGGATCATCATCTTATTCATTGATAGGAGCCATTTATATAGGGAATTACACAATACCAATATGGTAAAGATAATGAATACATAGATCTAGTCAAACTACATATCCTATTGGCAGGCCAAAACACACATAAAAAATATCTAGAAAAATACATAATATCCTAGAATAGCTTTCACATTGTTATTGCATTTTATACGTCTTTCTTTAGTTTCCTATATGCAATGAACAAGTACCACTAGAGTTCTTAACAATTACAGAATTAGGTTTATAATGCTAAATTGCTAATCCTTGAAGGACTTTGATTTTACCTAATTACCCCTTAATAATGCTATGTTTAGCACATGCATTATGGAGGATACACAAGTAAATTCCTAAATAGATATAATTCTTTCAATTATTATCAGCCTTAAATCTCCCAAACTGCTCTGTTTCGCATCGGCGATTCAGAACAAATTCGATCTTCCAATCCCACCCTCTCCCCCATATATACTCCACGGCCTAAATCTCTCCACTCTCCCACTCATCCTTGCTCTTCGATTTGGTCCACGAATCAGCTTGGGGCTATCACACGTACGTTACCAGATTTGTTGCCGAATTGAGGATTGGTCATTGTTGTCAGCGCCATCATGAAGAAGAACGCAGGATTTGAAGGGTGAAATTTCCACGAGATTCGGGTTAGTAGGTGAAGAACCTGACGGTGGTGAAGAATAAGATGAAGAAGATAGATTTTTACCCTTCTATGAGTTCTATCCCTCTCAAACCCTTTTACAGTTTTTCTCTCCCAAACAAACGTTAACGGAAGAAACTAGGGTTTGTCAAAAAAAATTAGTTGACTCAAACATGTGGCTATCGTGATGCCACGTCATTTTGGTGAAATTTCACCTAGTGGATGGAAGAATTTTCGTTGAACGGCATCATTGATATTGGTTTCTCGAGAATCCCATAATTAGGTTCTACTGTTAGCAACAAAATATAAAGTTTTGATAAGGAAAGCGCTGGACTACGCCGTAGTCGAATGCCATGAGTGGGTCTTACCACGTGGCGGCTTTTTATCGGCGCAGACGACACTTGAATTGTCTGAAATTTGTTTGAAAAATGAGGCCATATTCTGTAGTTTTGTACTGTTATATAGTCTCTGGATCTTTTCTCTATCAGGGACTATTTTGTTTTGACTGTGTCGGGTAATAATTGATTTAAATTGTAGTGTTCATTAAAGTTTTGTTCTCACTTTGTCATTTTCTAGTGGCACATCTTGCGTTTATTGTTTCAACTAATTATGGTCTAATGTATGCAAAGCTTGTGTTGAAGTAGTTGGATGTGTTAGACGCGAACAGTTAGCTGGTTAAGAGATGATACCTGACGGGGTAGGAGATGATAGCTGCTTAAAGAAATATGCAAATCACGATTTTTATTCCCACCAATAGTTCAGTATCTTGAAGATTATAAACCGGTGTGCCTTATCTCAGACAATTTGCCTGTCCATGGAAATCCTTGAATCCTGCTTAGCAAGTTGTAGACAACATTTGCATACATGGCATTTTGTAATTAGGTTCAGAACATGTGTTTCACATTTTTGTATAATTATTTATATTTTGTTCCTGGTCAGTGAAGACCAACATTGGAAAGAAAGATGGAAGGAAAATCTCAATACATGCAATCAAGATGTATGTTTAAGAATACTAACTCAAATGAATACAAAATATACCAGCTAATTTCTTGCATTCAGATTCTAGCTTATTATAGAGCACTTTTTGTATGTCATTCTTAGTCCCCCTTTGGTTTCAACATAAAGGATCAGACTGGAACCCTGATCTTTCAAAAGCCTCTTAATGGAGAAATTTGTACTGCTTTCATTATAACTGTTTTTATGTTACTCATCGCCATCAGGTACAGGGTCTTTGGGCAAACTACGTTATGAAGTAGCTTGTTAAGTTTAGTTTGGCAAAGTACTGGGGTAAATGAGCACTGCTAGTGCATATAGTTTGGCACTGCTTGTGCATATGTTATATGCTTGTGAATCAGCACCTAGTGAATCAAAGAAATTCTCCTGTGTACTCATGGGACTCCATATCACGCAAATGACATGAGAGGAAATAACAACACTTGCCAGCAGAGTTGGTCGTTGTACTTGACTCATCTTGCTTGTGTCTAACTCATTAACATGATTCAGTAAATTGGGTTTGCTACTCAATTACCACTAACTAGTCTGCATTTATTCTCCTTGCAAAATGACATTTTGTATAATCGATAACAGATTCAAGTAATTTACAAAAGCAAACCCTTCGTACATTCCCTTACTTCAAACTCTCATACAAGTAGAGAGAATACACAGGAGATTCCCAAGTACCTAGACCCTTTCTTTTCCACACCAAGTTCAGTTCCTCCTTACTGTAATCAGAACACACTTAAATTATAAGACAAAAGAACCTGACAGTGCTAATTTTAACAGGTTTTGAACTAATTCAATGGATTCCTGAGATGAAGAGTTTGTTGGAAAGGCAAATCATGCTATCGCAGCCATTTGACCTTAGAACTGCGCCCCCAGGGATTTCTTCTACTACTTGACTCCATACATTGTCTCGCCTCCATC of the Fragaria vesca subsp. vesca linkage group LG6, FraVesHawaii_1.0, whole genome shotgun sequence genome contains:
- the LOC101309864 gene encoding uncharacterized protein LOC101309864, with protein sequence MGCATSVYAAVGTKKKLTVPEVVVFVPSARIPAQSDLQKQLRGRIPKDVVDRLSSLRNQIVFVAEDTDGSAIPELRRGLEEYLSLLIGLTNKEYGLEGLIEFKWRSLDDGKHDASSSCVANSWFEVLSVVHMMAMLALSEADTVMIPKDHSGSSIRTVSSDCKREAVDLLLKATGYLEFCVREVLVHIPPEIKKSFPNDLQDGVLEAISFQTLGQGTEIQLGLAVDCQKATLSVKRRLACEQLSYFSQAYHCLSGRDHFNNGYAKKHMWFIKWKFLESKAAAYYFHGLMVDKGNEPSCHVKAVCCFLAAEEILSESKKACLTFCLAAPVTRAAPLWGAMKHLHQKIPEVAARKSQMYGYLLEQEKVLQALPDLPEFQLSLRPDDYQLPEIDPAWESEKWETQSQSLKEHLNDSDDDDETETK
- the LOC101299315 gene encoding uncharacterized protein LOC101299315; the encoded protein is MTVYLRRKADLDLEDRRLWERPRGGYREHLWDQGLVSVSYLEYFGALTEKLEKEGIKAKRSFASSVEQKQSSWYRPHLPGKRLGYHPYCTMGVHTKGSHAQPCYHSAGRSCNSCGVTHWRQHCPLNCDQGVPETAPK